A genome region from Populus alba chromosome 3, ASM523922v2, whole genome shotgun sequence includes the following:
- the LOC118029020 gene encoding protein PHOTOPERIOD-INDEPENDENT EARLY FLOWERING 1 isoform X5 — protein sequence MDIPLEELLKRYTVEKGGRESSENGAKPCANGEEHCESKGEDISAACEMEISSSPVNAGRRCGKNNGALPIPDNNLLEIGAYETRNQLSISEDPAREHVPYDFNDEQEDGDFDLAAEEEKDDETTLLEEEEMAKADSNNPIDEILLLQKESEIPLEELLARYTKEPNSEVSEDESEYAPVLSNNMSNSPGHEEELKQLDNSMDEMVEHGEHPLVEEQEKGNEENSEEGRESESKIADAAAAARSAQPTGNTFLTTKVRTKFPFLLKYPLREYQHIGLDWLVTMYEKRLNGILADEMGLGKTIMTIALLAHLACEKGIWGPHLIVVPTSVMLNWETEFLKWCPAFKILTYFGSAKERKCKRQGWLKPNFFHVCITTYRLVIQDSKVFKRKKWKYLILDEAHLIKNWKSQRWQTLLNFNSKRRILLTGTPLQNDLMELWSLMHFLMPHIFQSHQEFKDWFSNPITGMVEGQERVNKEVVDRLHNVLRPFILRRLKRDVEKQLPMKLEHVIYCRLSRRQRNLYEDFIASSETQATLATANFFGMISIIMQLRKVCNHPDLFEGRPIISSFDMAGMDIQLSSSICSMFSPGPYSSVDLCALGLIFTHLDFNMVSWECDEVKAIATPSRLIEERANLANIEDVGPGSKHLKRLPGTNIFEEIRKSLLEGRLREMKQRAASIAWWNSLRCRKKPIYSTTLRELLTVKHPIYDIHCQKVERLSSLCSSKLGDVVLSPIERFQKMTDLVESFMFAIPAARSPAPIFWCSQTRTPVFLHSTYEEKCSEMLLPLLSPIRPAIVRRQLYFPDRRLIQFDCGKLQELAILLRKLKSEGHRVLIFTQMTKMLDILEAFINLYGYTYMRLDGSTQPEDRQTLMQRFNTNPKIFIFILSTRSGGVGINLVGADTVIFYDSDWNPAMDQQAQDRCHRIGQTREVHIYRLISESTIEENILKKANQKRALDDLVIQSGGYNTEFFKKLDPMELFSGHKTLQIKNMQREKNNNNGNEVSLSNADVEAALKYAEDEADYMALKKVEQEEAVDNQEFTEEAIVRLEDDEFINDDDMKADEPTDHEMTTYCKEGEVNLDENDCIEERAVTFTGNKDDVDMLADVKQMAAAAAAAGQAISSFENQLRPIDRYAVRFLELWDPIIDKAALESQVRFQETEWELDRIEKYKDEMEAEIDDDEEPLVYERWDADFATEAYRQEVEALTQHQLMEEKEAEAEAEANEKESADGHLDATVRCKVPRNPKSKSKKKPKKTKFKSLKKESLTSELKHMKVEASIDTLSADDDDDDDDDNDVIYPDDDTYSDTTSPYSSVQRKRKKAELAIDIDKKRSRKNSKKFKKAPEMCPFDVDLDLSGKQHGRSMELKPYEVVSDLEQKPAGRSKMGGKISISTMPVKRVLTIKPEKLKKGNVWSRDCVPPPDSWLPQEDAILCAVVHEYGPHWSLVSETLYGMAAGGFYRGRYRHPVHCCERFRELIHRYVLSSPEYPINNEKMNNMVSGKALLKVTEDNIRMLLNVAAEQPDHELLLQKHFTALLSAVWRVNSRAERQQNLSSSRNALYNHGRVFNSSVNQLPWNSSKESSKRMKFTNSGHSSKLLAAALHDASSRRPDDRVSYSNLSEVAPAIGEQLEITLEFQKEEDNSLIQFPPIISLSIPSSAPLTSVTKDRAEAHHLRASTSIAENRFRDAARACVEGDLGWVSSTAPANDFKLRLPSKMQSLGKHKLSVSESTKPLRSKMKKTLIEHSQGHLFAEPVSQPLPVLSSRDPNLRFDLPPIAIQDDKDEYSISCIEKELSAEMGTWDAVAHDYVLGFTSGLDDFSSLPEFTDIG from the exons ATGGATATTCCCCTCGAGGAGCTACTCAAGCGTTACACTGTAGAGAAAG GTGGCAGGGAGAGTAGTGAAAATGGAGCTAAGCCATGTGCAAATGGGGAAGAACACTGTGAGA GCAAAGGAGAAGATATTTCTGCTGCTTGTGAGATGGAGATAAGCAGCTCGCCTGTTAATGCTGGTCGTCGTTGT GGTAAAAATAATGGTGCCTTGCCCATTCCAGACAACAATTTATTGGAAATCGGGGCATATGAAACCAGAAATCAGTTAAGTATCTCTGAGGATCCAGCCAGAGAACATGTGCCATATGATTTCAATGACGAACAG GAAGATGGTGATTTTGATCTTGCTgctgaagaagaaaag GATGATGAGACAACCTTGTTGGAGGAGGAAGAGATGGCAAAAGCAGATTCAAACAATCCCATAGATGAG ATTTTGTTACTGCAAAAGGAGAGTGAAATTCCTTTGGAAGAATTGCTTGCAAGGTATACAAAG GAGCCAAACAGTGAAGTTTCAGAGGATGAATCTGAATACGCACCAGTATTATCAAACAATATGTCAAATTCCCCAGGCCATGAAGAAGAACTGAAGCAGCTGGATAACTCAATGGATGAAATGGTTGAACATGGGGAACATCCTCTTGTAGAAGAACAAGAGAAGGGAAATGAAGAAAATTCAGAAGAAGGAAGGGAGAGTGAAAGTAAGATTGCTGATGCTGCTGCAGCTGCAAGATCTGCACAACCAACAGGCAATACATTCTTGACAACCAAAGTGCGCACAAAATTCCCCTTTCTTCTCAAGTATCCTCTTCGTgaatatcaacatataggccTCGATTGGCTTGTTACAATGtatgaaaaaagattaaatggGATTCTAGCTGATGAAATGGGGCTTGGAAAGACGATCATGACTATTGCTTTGCTTGCACACCTAGCATGTGAAAAGGGAATATGGGGTCCTCATCTGATTGTGGTTCCAACAAGTGTCATGCTTAACTGGGAAACAGAGTTTCTTAAATGGTGTCCTGCCTTCAagattttaacatattttggcAGTGCAAAAGAGCGTAAATGCAAGAGGCAAGGTTGGCTGAAACCAAATTTCTTCCATGTATGCATAACAACTTACAGACTGGTGATACAGGATTCTAAAGTCTTCAAGAGGAAGAAATGGAAGTATTTGATTTTGGATGAAGCTCATCTGATTAAAAATTGGAAGTCCCAGAGATGGCAaactcttttaaatttcaattcaaaaagaCGCATCTTATTAACTGGCACACCTCTGCAGAATGATCTCATGGAATTGTGGTCACTAATGCATTTCTTGATGCCCCACATCTTTCAATCTCACCAGGAATTTAAGGACTGGTTCAGTAATCCAATAACTGGGATGGTGGAGGGGCAAGAAAGAGTGAACAAAGAAGTTGTTGATCGTTTGCACAATGTTCTCCGTCCGTTTATCCTCCGTCGATTGAAAAGGGACGTGGAGAAGCAACTCCCCATGAAACTTGAGCATGTCATCTATTGTAGACTTTCAAGGAGGCAGCGTAACTTGTACGAGGATTTCATTGCTAGTTCAGAGACACAAGCTACCCTTGCCACTGCCAACTTTTTTGGGATGATCAGCATCATAATGCAACTTCGTAAAGTTTGTAATCACCCTGACTTATTTGAGGGTCGTCCAATTATTAGTTCTTTTGATATGGCTGGTATGGACATCCAATTGAGTAGTTCTATTTGTTCAATGTTTTCACCTGGCCCATATTCATCTGTAGATCTTTGTGCTTTGGGGCTTATATTTACACATCTTGATTTTAACATGGTTTCTTGGGAGTGCGATGAAGTAAAGGCTATTGCAACTCCTTCAAGATTAATCGAAGAGCGTGCCAATTTGGCCAACATAGAAGATGTTGGGCCTGGGTCTAAACATTTGAAGAGGTTGCCtggaacaaatatttttgaagagATTAGAAAGTCATTATTGGAGGGGAGATTAAGAGAGATGAAGCAACGGGCAGCATCTATTGCATGGTGGAATTCCTTGAGGTGTCGGAAAAAACCCATATACTCAACAACCCTACGAGAACTTCTCACAGTGAAGCATCCTATCTATGATATCCATTGCCAAAAAGTTGAGCGACTCTCCTCGTTATGCTCCTCTAAGCTTGGTGATGTTGTTCTTTCACCAATTGAACGGTTCCAGAAGATGACTGATCTCGTGGAATCATTTATGTTTGCAATTCCAGCAGCACGTTCCCCTGCACCTATATTCTGGTGCAGTCAGACCAGAACTCCTGTGTTTCTGCATTCAACTTATGAGGAGAAATGCTCTGAAATGTTGTTGCCTCTTCTTTCACCTATTAGACCTGCAATTGTCCGGAGACAACTGTATTTCCCAGACAGGCGCCTAATACAGTTTGACTGTGGAAAATTGCAGGAGCTTGCTATTTTGCTCAGGAAGTTAAAGTCAGAAGGCCATCGGGTATTAATATTCACACAGATGACCAAGATGCTGGATATTTTGGAGGCTTTCATAAACCTGTATGGCTACACTTACATGCGTTTAGATGGATCTACTCAACCAGAGGATAGACAAACTTTAATGCAGCGTTTCAACACCAATCCCAAAATATTTATCTTCATTCTATCAACCCGTAGTGGGGGTGTTGGCATCAATCTTGTTGGGGCAGATACTGTAATCTTCTATGATAGTGACTGGAATCCTGCGATGGATCAACAAGCCCAAGATCGCTGCCATCGGATAGGACAGACACGTGAAGTACATATCTACAGGTTAATCAGTGAgagcaccattgaagaaaatatCTTAAAGAAAGCCAATCAGAAGCGTGCTCTTGATGATCTAGTTATACAGAGTGGAGGATACAACACAGAATTTTTCAAGAAGCTCGATCCTATGGAATTATTTTCTGGGCATAAAACACTTCAGATTAAGAACATGCAGAGggagaaaaacaataacaatggaAATGAGGTTTCTTTGTCTAATGCAGACGTGGAGGCTGCTCTGAAGTATGCTGAAGATGAAGCAGATTACATGGCATTGAAGAAAGTCGAACAGGAAGAGGCTGTAGACAACCAAGAGTTTACTGAAGAGGCCATTGTGAGATTGGAAGATGATGAATTCataaatgatgatgatatgAAGGCTGATGAGCCCACAGACCATGAGATGACAACTTATTGCAAAGAGGGTGAGGTTAATTTAGATGAAAATGATTGCATTGAAGAGAGAGCTGTAACTTTTACTGGGAACAAAGATGATGTCGATATGTTGGCTGATGTCAAGCAGATGGCAGCGGCGGCAGCTGCTGCTGGACAAGCTATCTCATCCTTCGAAAATCAGCTACGTCCAATAGACAGATATGCAGTCCGTTTTCTGGAACTGTGGGATCCAATTATAGACAAAGCAGCCTTGGAATCCCAAGTTAGGTTTCAGGAGACAGAATGGGAGCTTGATCGTATTGAGAAGTACAAGGATGAAATGGAAGCTGagattgatgatgatgaagagccATTGGTGTATGAAA GATGGGATGCTGATTTTGCGACCGAGGCATACCGACAAGAAGTTGAGGCGCTAACTCAACATCAG TTGATGGAAGAAAAGGAAGCTGAAGCTGAAGCTGAAGCTAATGAGAAGGAAAGTGCAGATGGACATTTAGATGCTACGGT CAGGTGTAAAGTGCCACGCAATCCTAAATCGAAGTCTAAGAAGAAACCAAAGAAAACCAAGTTCAAATCCCTCAAGAAAGAATCTTTAACTTCTGAATTGAAACACATGAAAGTGGAGGCATCAATAGATACTTTGTCTGcagatgatgatgacgatgacgatgacgacAACGACGTGATATATCCTGATGATGATACATATTCAGATACTACGTCTCCTTATTCAAGTGTGCAGAGAAAACGTAAGAAAGCAGAATTAGCAATTGATATAGACAAAAAGAGGTCAAGGAAGAATagcaagaaattcaaaaaagctCCCGAAATGTGCCCTTTTGATGTAGATTTGGATCTCTCTGGAAAGCAGCATGGCAGGTCTATGGAATTAAAACCATATGAGGTGGTTTCTGATCTTGAGCAGAAACCAGCTGGCAGGAGCAAGATGGGAGGGAAAATCTCCATCAGTACCATGCCAGTGAAACGGGTGTTGACGATAAAGCCAGAGAAGTTAAAGAAAGGGAATGTTTGGTCGAGAGATTGTGTTCCTCCACCTGATTCATGGTTGCCACAGGAGGATGCAATATTATGTGCTGTTGTACATGAATATGGCCCTCACTGGAGCTTGGTCAGTGAAACTCTGTATGGGATGGCTGCTGGTGGGTTTTATCGGGGAAGATACCGCCATCCAGTTCATTGTTGTGAGAGATTTAGAGAACTAATCCATAGATATGTTTTATCTTCTCCAGAATACCCTATCAATAATGAAAAGATGAACAATATGGTCTCTGGGAAGGCCCTTCTCAAAGTAACTGAG GATAACATTCGGATGTTATTAAATGTTGCTGCTGAGCAGCCAGACCATGAGTTACTTCTCCAGAAGCACTTCACAGCACTGCTTTCTGCTGTGTGGAGGGTGAACTCTCGTGCTGAACGTCAACAGAACTTGTCATCATCTCGAAATGCTCTTTATAATCATGGAAGGGTTTTCAATTCTTCTGTCAATCAGTTACCTTGGAATTCCTCAAAGGAATCTTCAAAAAGAATGAAATTCACTAATTCGGGACATAGTAGCAAGTTGCTTGCTGCTGCACTCCATGATGCCAGCAGTAGAAGGCCAGATGATAGAGTTTCCTATTCCAACTTGAGCGAAGTTGCTCCTGCCATTGGTGAGCAGTTGGAAATAACATTGGAATTCCAAAAAGAGGAAGATAATTCTTTGATTCAATTCCCACCTATAATAAGTTTGTCAATACCTAGCTCAGCACCATTGACATCAGTAACTAAGGATAGAGCAGAGGCTCACCATCTCAGAGCATCCACAAGTATAGCTGAAAATCGATTCAG GGATGCAGCAAGGGCTTGTGTTGAAGGGGATCTGGGCTGGGTTTCATCTACCGCACCAGCAAATGATTTCAAGTTGCGGCTGCCTTCAAAGATGCAGTCCTTGGGAAAGCACAAGCTCTCCGTCTCCGAGTCAACCAAGCCTCTGAGGtcaaagatgaagaaaacttTAATAGAGCACAGTCAAGGACACCTTTTTGCCGAGCCAGTATCCCAGCCACTGCCTGTACTGTCATCCAGGGATCCCAATTTAAGGTTTGACCTGCCGCCAATAGCCATTCAGGATGACAAGGATGAATATTCTATCTCATGCATTGAGAAGGAGCTTTCAGCGGAAATGGGGACCTGGGATGCTGTCGCACACGACTATGTTCTTGGTTTCACATCGGGTCTTGATGATTTTTCATCGTTGCCGGAATTTACTGACATCGGATAA